A genomic window from Atribacterota bacterium includes:
- a CDS encoding IclR family transcriptional regulator, producing MMKNKKDTIYSVKSLKRGILIIEALAGREPELSVTEISKLTKLNISTVHRLLQTLIDLHWIDQNLQNRKYKLSLKIFELGRIVVENIEIVKRAMPFMEKLAKKYNEAINLAQLQKDEIVYIHKIESDTTLKLDLKLGSRHPIYCTGLGKLLLAFLDEDTIGAYLKRTKLKKFTANTITDKDILLNELMKIRKKGYSFDHEEYVKGVNCIAVPVRNYLNEVCAALSIAIPTVRFSQDQMPFIINDLLSYAKNISSYK from the coding sequence ATGATGAAAAATAAAAAAGATACAATTTATTCCGTTAAATCTCTAAAACGTGGCATATTAATAATTGAAGCTTTAGCAGGGAGAGAACCAGAATTAAGTGTTACTGAAATTAGTAAGTTAACAAAATTAAATATTAGCACTGTTCACAGATTATTGCAGACTTTAATTGATTTGCATTGGATAGATCAGAATTTGCAAAATCGTAAATACAAACTTAGTTTAAAAATTTTTGAATTAGGTAGAATTGTTGTTGAAAACATAGAAATTGTTAAACGTGCCATGCCTTTTATGGAAAAATTAGCAAAAAAATATAATGAAGCAATTAACCTTGCACAATTGCAGAAAGATGAAATAGTTTATATCCACAAGATTGAGAGTGACACAACATTAAAATTAGATTTGAAACTTGGTTCCAGGCATCCCATTTACTGTACGGGTTTAGGAAAACTTTTATTGGCTTTTTTGGATGAAGATACCATAGGTGCTTATTTAAAAAGAACAAAATTAAAAAAATTTACTGCTAATACTATCACCGATAAAGATATATTATTAAATGAACTTATGAAGATAAGAAAAAAGGGATACTCATTTGACCATGAAGAATATGTAAAAGGCGTAAATTGTATCGCAGTTCCAGTAAGAAATTATTTAAATGAAGTCTGCGCAGCTTTGAGTATTGCTATTCCTACCGTGAGATTTAGTCAAGATCAAATGCCTTTTATAATTAATGACCTGCTTAGTTATGCTAAAAATATATCAAGTTATAAGTAA
- a CDS encoding methyltransferase domain-containing protein, producing MPEHIKKIELAKRFIAENIKIFRCPVCSEQMLLKGNSLLCLNKHCFDLSRKGYLNLLMHSISSKYDRQMLNSRKIITRQGFFQALIERIGDIIIREIKEKKTETIVRILDAGCGEGTNLVSLLSYLSSKSNLKFIGIGLDISREGIHIASVSYPGNIWLVADLANCPLNDQQFDIIINILSPANYAEFKRILKDSELFIKVLPGSSYLQEIRKIFYTKKEKREYSNEEVIALLGKNFNIISQEQLVYKWKLRRDDFIPIIEMTPLSWSINKEDIKQKRHLEMKQITVDLTIVAAKKQIKKTIMGTKKKR from the coding sequence ATGCCAGAACATATAAAAAAGATAGAGTTAGCAAAAAGATTTATTGCAGAGAACATAAAAATATTTCGTTGTCCGGTTTGTTCAGAACAGATGTTACTGAAAGGCAATTCTTTGCTATGCTTAAATAAACATTGTTTTGACCTATCCAGAAAGGGCTATCTTAATCTCTTAATGCATTCTATTAGTTCTAAATATGATAGGCAGATGCTAAATTCCAGGAAAATTATTACCCGGCAAGGATTTTTCCAGGCACTGATAGAGCGGATAGGTGACATTATTATAAGGGAAATAAAGGAAAAGAAAACAGAAACAATAGTTAGAATACTTGATGCAGGTTGTGGAGAAGGCACCAATTTGGTCAGTCTATTATCCTATCTGAGCAGTAAGTCAAATCTTAAGTTTATTGGGATTGGTTTAGATATTTCCCGAGAAGGTATACATATTGCTTCTGTAAGTTATCCAGGAAATATCTGGCTTGTTGCAGATCTCGCTAATTGTCCTTTGAATGACCAGCAATTTGATATAATTATTAATATCTTATCTCCTGCTAATTATGCTGAGTTTAAAAGAATTCTCAAGGATTCGGAATTATTTATTAAAGTATTACCTGGCTCAAGCTATCTTCAGGAAATTAGAAAAATATTTTACACAAAAAAAGAAAAACGCGAATACTCTAATGAAGAGGTCATTGCTTTACTGGGGAAAAATTTCAACATTATCAGCCAGGAACAACTGGTATATAAATGGAAGCTCAGACGAGATGATTTCATTCCAATAATAGAGATGACCCCGCTCTCCTGGAGTATTAATAAGGAAGATATAAAACAGAAACGGCATCTTGAAATGAAGCAGATAACAGTGGATTTGACTATTGTTGCCGCAAAAAAACAAATTAAAAAAACTATTATGGGCACTAAGAAGAAAAGATAA